A stretch of DNA from Bactrocera neohumeralis isolate Rockhampton chromosome 6, APGP_CSIRO_Bneo_wtdbg2-racon-allhic-juicebox.fasta_v2, whole genome shotgun sequence:
TGACACCGTTTGTGGAACAGCGGGGTATGTTCCCGCTGGACCTGCACCTACTGGCTGAGCACCTGCTCCTGGCCGATATCCTGTTCCTGGTTGTAAGCCTGCTCCTGGTTGTTGTTCAGCACCTGGTTGATAACCTGCTCCTGGCAGATATCCTGTTCCTGGTTGTAATCCTGCTCCGGGTTGTTGTTCAGCTACTGGTTGATAACCTGCTCCTGGTTGATAACCTGCTACTGGCTGGTATCCTGTTCCTGGTCGTAATCCTGCTCCGGGTTGTTGTTCAGCCCCTGCTTGATAACCTGCTCCTGGCTGATATCCTACTCCTGGTTGTAAGCCTACTCCGGGTTGTTGTTCAGCTCCTGGTTGATAACCTGCTCCTGGTTGATATCCTGCTCCTGGTTGATAACCTGCTCCTGGCTGATATCCTATTCCTGGTTGTAAGCCTGCTCCGGGTTGTTGTTCAGCTCCTGGTTGATAACCTGCTCCTGGTTGATATCCTGCTCCAGGTTGATAACCTGCTCCTGGCTGATATCCTGGTCCTGGTTGTAAGCCTGCTCCTGGTTGTTGTTCAGTTCCTGGTTGATAACCTGCTCCTGGTTGATATCCTGCTCCAGGTTGATAACCTGCTCCTGGCTGATATCCTGTTCCTGGTCGTAATCCTGCTCCGGGTTGTTGTTCAGCCCCTGATTGATAACCTGCTCCTTGCTGATATCCTGTTCCTGGTTGTAAGCCTGCTCCGGGTTGTTGTTCAGCTCCTGGTTGATAACCTGCTCCTGGTTGATATCCTGTTCCTGGTTGGTAACCTGCTCCTGGCTGATATCCTGTTCCTGGTTGTAAGCCTGCACCTGGTTGTTGTCCAGATCCTGGTTGATATCCTGCTGTTGGGTGATATCCTATACCTGTGCCTACTCCGGGTTGTAGTCCAGCACCTGGTTGTGCATCTGCTCCTGGTTGAGGACTCACTTGTGGTTGGTAACCTACACCCGGTTGCAAACCTGCACCAGGTTGCAAACCTGCACCAGGTAGCAAGCTCGCTCCTGGTTGATATCCTGCACCTGGTTGTAATTGAGCACCTTGTTGATACCCTACCCCTGGTTGATAACCAGCACCAGGATGAGCTCCCGGACCGCCAATGACATCTGGGGCATAAATTCCACTAGGCCCAGATGGAATACCAGATACTCCACTTCCAGGTTGCCAATAAGATCCAGTTGGATGAGTGCTTACAACTGGTCCAGTTGGCTGACCTCGTGTAACACCACCTGTCGGGATACCAGCTTGACCAGATCCAGGAGCTTGACCGATTGGACTGGGGCCGTAGATTTGAGATCCCGAGGGAATACCAACTCCTGGAGCTTGCACACCAATTGGTTGAGGTCTGCCACCAGTTTGAATACCTGTGGTTCCTGGCGCATAACCACTTTGTGGCCTTGACCCCGTAATAGGTCCCAAACCGGGGGAATAAGCTTGACCCGAACTTAAATCTACACCTTGTTGAATACCACCACCAGGCCTTGAGCTAACCGTCGTACCTATACCAGGTCCATAAATACCACTGGGTGGTGCACCACCACCAATCCCACCTCCCGGTGGCGCAGGTTGACGGCCTGGTTGCGGTACATATAATCCACCAACCTGACCGGGTTGTAAACCGCCACCAACACTTGTGTAAGTTGGCTGTCCGGTTATTTGTGGACCACCTTGTACAAGTGCTCCAGGCCTTTGATCAGCAGCTGATCCGACCACTCCTGTCCCTGGTTGACCAGTAGGAAGGCCAGCACTGGGAGCATACGCACCTCCATGTACAACTTGGCCACCAATTTGCTGACCAGGTCTTGTAGCTCCTTCTACTCTAGGACCACCAATTTGTCCAGTACCATATCCACTACCTGGCCCCAAAGCGCCACCAGGCTGCACGCTCTCTGGTTGTCCATAAATTGCTCCAGGTCTCACAATAGCTCCTGCTTGAGGTCCTCCACCAGCTCCTGTGCCACCAGTTCCAGTTGGTTGACCGATTCCAGGTCCATAAGATGTCCCGGGTCTAGCTCCCGGCCTTATAATCGCACCTGGTTGAACACCAGCATCTGAGCCAGGAGTTGAGGGTCCAGGTCCAATGGGTTGACCACCAACACCAGGTTGTCGTCCGATACCAGCTATTCCACCAGGTCCAACGGGTTGACCACCAGTGCCAACACCATAACCGGCACCAGGTTGTCGCCCAATACCGCCAACACCTCCAGGTCCAATGGGCTGACCAGCAGTACCAACACCATAACCGGCACCAGGTTGTCGCCCAATACCGCCAACACCTCCAGGTCCAATGGGCTGACCAGCAGTACCAACGCCATAACCAGCGCCAGGCTGTCGCCCAATACCGCCCACGCCTCCAGGTCCAACAGGCTGTCCAACAGTACCAACACCATAACCGGCACCGGGCTGTTGTCCAGCAGTAGGGCCTCTTGCACCTAGACCTCCAGGGCCACTAGGCTGTACACCGCCAGGAGCCAAAACACCCCCTTGCCTCAATGTGCCAGCAGCTCCAGGACCCCCAATTGTAGTAGTACCTGCAGTGCCAGGAATGATTCTCAAGGCATCTGGCCTACCACTACCGCCAACATAAGTGAGGGGATCGGGAGAACCCGCGGGATATTCTAAATTAAATATGTGGGTATATTAACTAAGGTATCATGTACCAGTATTGTTAAACATAACTTACCATAAGTGGGACTTGATGCACAATCACTGCAATCTCCCATTGAGAATTGACTCTGTGCTTGTCCCATACCATGGCTTCCAGCTAAATTTGTAgatttaatcatttatttatgtaactatatataatttttctggaGTTCATACAAACTGTTGTTCTAGATCCGTGTTCATTAGCCTCTGCTTCAGCTTTGCCATCCTGTTCTGGTTTTCCAAAATTGAGATACTGAGATTGCGTCTGACCACGCATACTTAAAGGAGAACATAAAATGATTTacgttattttaatttatatctcGACGATGAAACTTACTATCCTCGTCCGCTTCGCTTTGATCTATCCAAATCAAGTTGATCATTATCAACCTCGTAATTCGATTCCGGCACGCTTTCATCTAATGACGCCTGAAACATAAggttaaaatgtattttaagaaCTATGCGAACACcgtcatgtatgtatatctagtaAATGTAATGCATAACTtcacttttaaaatataattaaggaCTCAATAAAGCTATGCAAGACATGGGTGGTCCCGATAgagttacttttttcaatatccttGTTTTGACaagtgagtcgtgtcaagcgtTCATGTTcattttgttcagtattgtatGACATTTCATCAAGAAAAGACTTACggctgaacaacgtttacaaatcgtttaactttattacgaaaatgcacgttctgtaaagaatgttttttgcgccttcgctcaacttataatcaacataatcggcctactgagcgtactattcgccatcttgagacccagaattcattattggataatattcggccGAACGGACGTGGTATAGTCCAgcaagcagtgaagaaaatatagcaaccgtagctgagagtgtacacgaagccCATGGTGAGTCGATTCGGCGTACATGACTGTCGGATGGAACGACTCCGCGCATttcacgtcgagatcttaaattgaaagcgtacaaaatacagcttgtgcaataattgaagccactcgaccttcTCAATCGACATCGCTACGCTTTATGGgctttattgagagaacactttggtgagcagataacttaacgttttgggccggtcgattggtcaccaagatcgtgtgatatcgcaccgttatgtatgtatatgtaaagcctaaagtctatgcagcCAATCCGCTTCTATTCAGAACTCTATagataatctgcaaaaaataaatgtcaaagaattttctttcgaatgataataatcaTTCCCCATTAAACTTGAAGCTTCTGTGTTTTTCATTAAAACAGTAGGAACCTCGAGATAGATCATCCTTTATTAAATTCGTGTATTACTACTTTGAAGTACGTTTTGAAAATAGGAAACATTTAAAGATCCTCATTTTTGTGTTGACCAAAATAACTAGCTCTCTTTTATGTTAGGGGAAATCCTTTTCACTTGTACGTGGATTTGTTTCTAATACCTGGATTCATTACCACATTAAAGCAGCTTAATGGGAAATTGAGAGACTCCAATTCCaattcaaaacaagtaaggaagggctaagttcgggtgtcaccgaacattttatactctcgcatgataaagtgataatcgagatttcattatacgtcatttacatatttttcaaataccgtattttttaaagttttattccgctatcatcattggttcctaatgtatatactcgtattatacagaaaaggcatcagatggaattcaaaatagcgttatattggaagaaggcgtggttatgaaccgatttcacccatatttcgcacatgtcatcagggtgttaagaaaatattatataccgaatttcattgaaatcggtctagtagttcctgagatatggtttttggtccataagtgggcgagaccacgcccattttcaatttttaaaaaaagcctgggtgcagcttccttctgcaatttcttccgtaaaatttagtgtttctgacgttttttgttagtcggttaacgcacttttagtgattttcaacataaccttttatgggaggtgggcgtggttattatccgatttcttccatttttgaactgtatatgggaatgcctaaagaaaacgactctgtagagtttggttgacatagctatagtagtttccgagatatgtacaaaaaacttagtagggggtggggccacacccacttttccaaaaaaaattgcgtccaaatatgcccctccctaatgcgattctttgtgccaaatttcactttaatatctttatttatggcttagttatgacactttatagcttttcggtttccgccattttgtgggcgtggcagttggccgattttgcccatcgtcgaacttaaccttcttatggagccaaggaatacgtataccaagtttcatcatgtctcaatttttactcaagttacagcttgcacggacggacggacagacggacggacggacagacagacatccggatttcgactctactcgtcgccctgatcactttggtatacataaccctatatctgactcttttagttttaggacttacaaacaaccgttatgtgaacaaaactataacactctccttagcaacattgttgcgagagtataaaaaatgaatatttcgCAACAAAAACTTtactgaattaattaaattaaataattatgttttgttaacataattacaaacaattatttttctgtttttttgtcaAGAAGACATCAAATGTAGTTTGCGTTTGtcttttgtgttatttttaaagttgttgATATGTGGCTGAAGCATCTATATCAAACTGTCTTTTTTAAACTCCTGTCCTAACTTTCAATAAATTGGTCCAAATTTCAAAGttcgaagtttttaacacccagaaggaagcgttggaggccctataaagtataaatataaatgatcagtatgttgagcttagtcgatttagccatgttcgtctgtctgtatatatacgaactagtccctctgtttttaagatatcgttttgaaattttgcaaacgtcattttctcttcaagaagctgctcatttgtcggaactgccgatatcggaccactataacatatagctgccatacaaactgaacgatcggaatcaagttcttgtatagaaaacttttacatttgacaatgtatcttcacaaaagttggcacaggttattttctaagtcaacaatgtaatctcgaagaaaattgttcagatcggctaactatagcatatagctgccatacaaactgaatgatcgaaatcaaatgcttgcatgggaaacctcctcatttgacgatatatcttcacgaaatttggtatgagttattgttcataggaataatattatatcgaaagaaattgttcagatcggcttgctatagcatatagctgtcatacaaaccgaacgatcggaatcaagggcttgtatggaaaactttcgcattttatgtggtatcttcacgaaatttgtcatgaaTTACTGCTtcaggtaataatataatctccgcaaaaattgttcaaattgcttccatgcaaactgaacacatagttactcaacgaaatgcacctgtgaagggtatattagcttcggtgcagccgaagttaaagttttttcttgtttgaattAATGTGTGTATGGAATCGCAATTTAGGGGTATCCACGATTTGAAATAAAAGAGCACAAATCAGTAATCAAAGTCCGGCTATACCTATAACTAAATCTAGTGTGTGCCGAGGTCACAATATCTGGAAATTTGAAATGGTGAATTTAAATATAGAACAACTAGGTGTGGTAATATCAGTAATTTAgtaataaaacagaaatttataaaaagcaacTATGACagcaatattttagaaattgaaaGAATATAAAAACTTATATAAGCAAACTTTTAGTGGGATCTCCTGTTTTTTCAGACATTGAGTACTTTTTTCAGATTTCAACTTTATGATTGTGACACTCGCAAATAACGTCAATAAAACTAGTTTAAAATTCGATGTGAAGGggctttttacaaaaattgtgaGGTTAGTAGTATTGACTTGACAGTTAAGTCAAAATAATGATGTATGAATGAGCGTTGACCGCCGCACATAGGTTTCTTAGTGCATACTGCGGCTAAAAATATAAGGAGTTGTCGCAGGACAATGACATTTGGTACATCATTGTTTTGGAttccaatcaagaaaaaaatgaaaaaaatcaaaatcacgcccccttttttacgcccacctcccatataaggtgaaacttaatttttgacctacagcactgatttttggtacatagcatttttatgacattatatatgttggtgttaaatgaccacctcccatacaaactaaattctcttttatcgaatcttcgtgacattctaattttttaaattttatttagtagtAGAAAAATGTTTAGTACGGACGAAGACATTAATAAGTGATGCAACACATCTTGTTAGTGGATAAGTCCAATTCTTCTGGAATGATACAATACAtccttgttatatatatattgcatacttttgggcggtaACATGCCATTTTAGAGTaactcattgtttttttcaaggggggcaatttggggcagctcaattttttttatcgtttagcTGGCTTTAATTCGGTATATGTATGTCGACAGCGGTAGACAGCGCTAAAAAGATACCACTTTGaagaacattgaaattttgaagtccaaattatgttgttccacaatattttttatgcattatttttttcaatggattttaatgcaaatttttttctttgatacatattataaatgaaaaataattttagttgaattttgttttattgtatcaatgatttgacttttgagtaaattttttgctaattttgattTCTCCACTCACCAAGAGCAGTTCTGGACAAAAAACTAATGCAAAGAATAATACTTTGGTAAAATAAAGATAGTTGGTAAcaaactgtgaaattttcattcaaatcaaacggccatttttgaatttcagccacGGAAATCCCAATGTGCGCCGTTCGAATTTTTAGGACCATCTGCATCGATAGTGAAAGTATCGCAAACAACTGAAATCGGACAGAAACTCGCAATTTAAGTGCAAACAATATACTTGGAGATTCTACAAATACTTCACTTatgcttttaaaatttagtatCATATTAAGCATATTTTCCTCATAAgagaaaaatcaataaatagttgtttataaaattttttgggtatttcacgaaattatataaatttttttggggttctATAATTTCACAATACATCATGCACGCCgaagttaaaaatatgtaaagtgttTTCACTCAGTATCCATTTAACTATGTCAACCAAGGTCGGTAGAAACATTTCGTTTAACTTGTTATGCCAcagtgtaaaaataaataaatggttaTGCTCTCAACTACTTTATCTTATTTGGTtcataaaatgtgaaataaatttttatgatagtttgaaattgttaaaaagcAGAAGTTATTGTGGCTTCTATTTTCCTTATAACGAATGCTATTAGCTTCGAAAGTCATTAGCTTATTTTCACCTGAAACCTTTCttcttaaattaattgaaatcggTGCACAATTTTTCTAGATTCCATATACTAAATGTGAGATatctaaatgaaattaaatgacaTGTCTCCATGACCGCTCTGTGATTCAATACTACAGTTATTATGTTATACTTTTACTAAATACAGTTTTTTCTTCCAGTTCGTCCAGTTgatcttatgtatgtatatatatccaGTAAATTTTATGTAGTCTAATAGAATTAAATCGATGTTTTCTAGGGcatgttttaatttattcagaAATCGTTGCAGATTTTCATATAGTCCCCTTTAGCCAATATAAAcaatttcgaacttccggttgctttgtaccgcatatactgtttccaaaaaataaggtgacatttgaatttaaactgcgcgcgtcaaaggatttggagaattatttttttttaggttggcaGTACTGTCAGtaacatttatgtcaaatttcatgtcaaaatattgattagtgtttgagatacgtgtcgtaaaagtgagtttttcgttttttgcgatgtcgaaatttgttgagcaaagaatttgcattaaattttgtttacggaatcaattttctgctgcggatacgttgaggatgatgcagaaagcctttggtgatgaggctatgtctaaaaaaaattgtttacaagtggtatagtgagttccaagccggccgtgaacgtgtcgaagacgaagagcgtccagggcgaccatcaacctcaaccgacgaagctcacgttcaacaaatcaaagatttggtgtggaaaaaccgtcgattaacaattagagaccttgctgatgaagttggcatatcgaaaggctcagccaataccattttgaaggatattttgggcctcaagcgcgtcaaatctcgactggtaccgaaaacattgaattttttggaaaaaaggcgtcgcgttgaagtgtgtgaaacgatgctttccgactaccagggtgtcatgaaacgcattataactggcgatgagacttggatctatgcttacgatcccgaaacaaccgatcaatcgagcgaatatcgtgccaaaagagagccgagaccaaaaaaatcgcgccaaagtcgctcaaaaatcaaggtcatgttgactgttttcttcgattatcgtggtgttgtgcattatgaattccttccaatcggtcaaacagtcaacaaggaatattatttgaacgttatgcgtcgtttgcgtaacgctatccgcctaaaaaggccggaattgtggaaagacaattcttggtttttacaccacgataatgcaccatcccatactgccctcgtaattcgtgatcaaaAAACTCAACTCATATCGTTCcgcacctgatctggcgccgagcgatttctggctattcaccaagctcaaaagaccgctccggggacaccgtttttatacgatagaggagattcaagccacagcgaagacggaactgcaGGCCATCCCGGCAAGTGaatacaaccagtgtttcgaagattggaaaacccgttggcataagtgctttgcatcgggaggggattactttgaaggggattgaattgatttggaagaataaataaggaattttcaaaataaatactatgccaccttattttttggcattgtatcggccaatatgtgcgttatctcaatgaaaattagagAGCGTGTCTTCTCATAATGTtgtatatttgtgcctaaaattaaTACGATTTGGTGAGAACTTAACCTAGCCTTAACTTAACCtaggtatcttaatgaaacccagcCCAGAAACTGGACGATACtacccccaactcccatatgctacataaaacaattttcgttttctAACAAGTTTTTTgccgaataaaaaaataaacaccaAAAAATTTTCTCGAGTATATCTGAGTTatcaaaattaatgcaatcagcTCATCTCTTACTCTGTCCCCAAAATACCCCATAAAATGATTACGGTCTTGCCACCGGTATTTAAACTGTTCGGTTTGGCCAAAGTGTGTTATATTTCAATGAAACTAAATTAAcaagttttctcaaaaattatgtGGTTTAGCGCTGAATTAGAATGAAattggtatgtatgtacctcatatccctaatataaTGATATCCTCTGGTTAATGTTTTCCACATCAACTCAATATACTAAATTTAGACTTTTCGGTCGAGTTGATATGACACATCTCACATTTGAAGacgtttttacataaatttagctaacaatttcattaaataatagaTGATTGATTCTTTCGCAATattttaatactcttgcaacatgttgctgcagaaTATGGAAGTTTTGTTCACCGAACAGTTGTTCGTATCACATataactaatcgagatagatatagagttatatacatataatgatttgtcaaaaaagtcttgcggtatttttattgaattttttttttctttattgaaatttaaatgaatttttgatgaatcatgcccagctcttgaccgatgctacgaatgctactatgccggtctctttcgaccaattcagcgattttatcgcaattttcgacgacaggccttccggagcgtggcgcatcttcgaccacctctacaccagaacgaaaacgttgaaaccatcgttgtgcggtggaaatggaaactgtatcgggtccataaactgcataaattttattggcggcttgagatgcatttttgcctttatcgtagtagtactgtaaaatatgctgtattttctctttattttgctccatgtttgcgacggtataactcacgaacgacttagaAGAAACGACAaccaatcaaacacgtgttagcgcgtgaaatgagctttccaaaaagatatagcatgacccgatgcgacgaataaaactagaactacgcgctttcagcgccaactagcgaaaataccgcaagactattttgacaacctaatatataagtgatcaggatgacgagaaaagttgaaatccgggtgactgtctgtctgtcggcCGTACGTCCGTGCAagcgtaatcgaaccactgccacgcctacaaaacgccattaaccgaaaacctattaaGGCCCATAAGGAAGCACTAAATTGAGATATAATATGGTACAGGGGATCCCAGTAGCgggcaaaaatttttgaaaaagtgggtgtggcaccgccctctaataagtttaatgtacatatctactcAGCTACTACAACGAAATGTGCTTTTCGCAAATATTATACGAGCTCTTTCCGGCAGtgtaaaaatagatgaaatcggaagataacacTGTTCACTCTCCATATAAAGGTTCGGTTAAAAACtgaatcaataaataaaattaataactcctttaaagtatgccaccttatgaccaaaaacttCGCAAATGTAAACTCCAGTatgtagttgacttttgactgaaactatcggtcaatgtatgggattataattgaaattcagagagaaacctttcctgatagtagtcTGCATGTAGGCTAAAAATGTGTTGATTCGGgtaaatacttcccttagcctcTCTAAATATGTGAGTTACCTTAATTAAATTGAGAGAGAGGGTTTTTCTTTTAACGGTACATTTTTGTGCTTAGCGTGAATAAAATTGGGTGAAATCTCGCTCTAGATCATATATAACTAACAAGTCTTATCAACCTGAGAGTACTTCCCTAGCTTTGAccctggcaagttgcaagagtatgatcTGTTCGCTTACACCcgaaattatttcttatttgtttaaaagaaagttttgccaacacctgAAGGTATTATATTTCACCGGATTTGATATTTGCAAGATTGCAAGAGATACATATGTTCGGTTACTCCTGAACTTtg
This window harbors:
- the LOC126761495 gene encoding fibroin heavy chain isoform X28, whose amino-acid sequence is MLPIRWAFVGIALLIAATNGATIASLDESVPESNYEVDNDQLDLDRSKRSGRGYMRGQTQSQYLNFGKPEQDGKAEAEANEHGSRTTVSGSHGMGQAQSQFSMGDCSDCASSPTYEYPAGSPDPLTYVGGSGRPDALRIIPGTAGTTTIGGPGAAGTLRQGGVLAPGGVQPSGPGGLGARGPTAGQQPGAGYGVGTVGQPVGPGGVGGIGRQPGAGYGVGTAGQPIGPGGVGGIGRQPGAGYGVGTAGQPIGPGGVGGIGRQPGAGYGVGTGGQPVGPGGIAGIGRQPGVGGQPIGPGPSTPGSDAGVQPGAIIRPGARPGTSYGPGIGQPTGTGGTGAGGGPQAGAIVRPGAIYGQPESVQPGGALGPGSGYGTGQIGGPRVEGATRPGQQIGGQVVHGGAYAPSAGLPTGQPGTGVVGSAADQRPGALVQGGPQITGQPTYTSVGGGLQPGQVGGLYVPQPGRQPAPPGGGIGGGAPPSGIYGPGIGTTVSSRPGGGIQQGVDLSSGQAYSPGLGPITGSRPQSGYAPGTTGIQTGGRPQPIGVQAPGVGIPSGSQIYGPSPIGQAPGSGQAGIPTGGVTRGQPTGPVVSTHPTGSYWQPGSGVSGIPSGPSGIYAPDVIGGPGAHPGAGYQPGVGYQQGAQLQPGAGYQPGASLLPGAGLQPGAGLQPGVGYQPQVSPQPGADAQPGAGLQPGVGTGIGYHPTAGYQPGSGQQPGAGLQPGTGYQPGAGYQPGTGYQPGAGYQPGAEQQPGAGLQPGTGYQQGAGYQSGAEQQPGAGLRPGTGYQPGAGYQPGAGYQPGAGYQPGTEQQPGAGLQPGPGYQPGAGYQPGAGYQPGAGYQAGAEQQPGAGLRPGTGYQPVAGYQPGAGYQPVAEQQPGAGLQPGTGYLPGAGYQPGAEQQPGAGLQPGTGYRPGAGAQPVGAGPAGTYPAVPQTVSTYGQVGGDGSGAQQGDIYGPGTLPGSGTFGPLGIPGTGATGVGGIGGAGVLPGGVSVGPSALAYPGAAVPGAGALGEYKEEGPGNLITASGAGGADDAFSQAESSISEGQAAASAQGKKNGGTAKTQVSGTYSATGTFSASASTSDSDRSANAQVSGNSDGAMSQSQGQGGAAQSQAQVQVNSKDGGTKASSQSGGVIHQSQSEVQANDKGGLADSQSSGPGQTSSQAQIGFRPNQDGSAPPTTGGGQASAQSGSHSGQSQSQIQGTSKFGVSYHGAAQSASGTKEQVASYREQNRELFHSISQFGNSDAVTDRVDTVYSGPSGTALTADGNALPDLELKSSKSVKEIVNANKVTDEDSTLNEDEEEEPYDEYDDEDEYYNENSKLDSQTGNKPESQSQYRTYTQNSPTQSQQAAVPNSPDKYLLVQNQNGRVQKYPFRSTTEMVPRGFRGTVNVEKKFHTKAVKSQPTDNDLDSAEEPATPTKHRTPDSYVTVTKSITGSMDNTKNPPQENKNFQSTYYTKSSTCGYFTFSCNIVYGANGRSKICRPKAPANGKC
- the LOC126761495 gene encoding fibroin heavy chain isoform X14, which encodes MLPIRWAFVGIALLIAATNGATIASLDESVPESNYEVDNDQLDLDRSKRSGRGYMRGQTQSQYLNFGKPEQDGKAEAEANEHGSRTTVSGSHGMGQAQSQFSMGDCSDCASSPTYEYPAGSPDPLTYVGGSGRPDALRIIPGTAGTTTIGGPGAAGTLRQGGVLAPGGVQPSGPGGLGARGPTAGQQPGAGYGVGTVGQPVGPGGVGGIGRQPGAGYGVGTAGQPIGPGGVGGIGRQPGAGYGVGTAGQPIGPGGVGGIGRQPGAGYGVGTGGQPVGPGGIAGIGRQPGVGGQPIGPGPSTPGSDAGVQPGAIIRPGARPGTSYGPGIGQPTGTGGTGAGGGPQAGAIVRPGAIYGQPESVQPGGALGPGSGYGTGQIGGPRVEGATRPGQQIGGQVVHGGAYAPSAGLPTGQPGTGVVGSAADQRPGALVQGGPQITGQPTYTSVGGGLQPGQVGGLYVPQPGRQPAPPGGGIGGGAPPSGIYGPGIGTTVSSRPGGGIQQGVDLSSGQAYSPGLGPITGSRPQSGYAPGTTGIQTGGRPQPIGVQAPGVGIPSGSQIYGPSPIGQAPGSGQAGIPTGGVTRGQPTGPVVSTHPTGSYWQPGSGVSGIPSGPSGIYAPDVIGGPGAHPGAGYQPGVGYQQGAQLQPGAGYQPGASLLPGAGLQPGAGLQPGVGYQPQVSPQPGADAQPGAGLQPGVGTGIGYHPTAGYQPGSGQQPGAGLQPGTGYQPGAGYQPGTGYQPGAGYQPGAEQQPGAGLQPGTGYQQGAGYQSGAEQQPGAGLRPGTGYQPGAGYQPGAGYQPGAGYQPGTEQQPGAGLQPGPGYQPGAGYQPGAGYQPGAGYQPGAGYQPGAEQQPGVGLQPGVGYQPGAGYQAGAEQQPGAGLRPGTGYQPVAGYQPGAGYQPVAEQQPGAGLQPGTGYLPGAGYQPGAEQQPGAGLQPGTGYRPGAGAQPVGAGPAGTYPAVPQTVSTYGQVGGDGSGAQQGDIYGPGTLPGSGTFGPLGIPGTGATGVGGIGGAGVLPGGVSVGPSALAYPGAAVPGAGALGEYKEEGPGNLITASGAGGADDAFSQAESSISEGQAAASAQGKKNGGTAKTQVSGTYSATGTFSASASTSDSDRSANAQVSGNSDGAMSQSQGQGGAAQSQAQVQVNSKDGGTKASSQSGGVIHQSQSEVQANDKGGLADSQSSGPGQTSSQAQIGFRPNQDGSAPPTTGGGQASAQSGSHSGQSQSQIQGTSKFGVSYHGAAQSASGTKEQVASYREQNRELFHSISQFGNSDAVTDRVDTVYSGPSGTALTADGNALPDLELKSSKSVKEIVNANKVTDEDSTLNEDEEEEPYDEYDDEDEYYNENSKLDSQTGNKPESQSQYRTYTQNSPTQSQQAAVPNSPDKYLLVQNQNGRVQKYPFRSTTEMVPRGFRGTVNVEKKFHTKAVKSQPTDNDLDSAEEPATPTKHRTPDSYVTVTKSITGSMDNTKNPPQENKNFQSTYYTKSSTCGYFTFSCNIVYGANGRSKICRPKAPANGKC